CGCTCAGAAATATCACGATGCCGCCGCCCGCCGCCAGGAGCGAGTAGGTCTCCCACGACTGGGCTACCGCGGCGCCGCCGTAGACGAAGTGTTCGACACGGCGAGGTGCGCCCAAGACGCCCTGCGCGTGCATCGCGAACGACATCACAGCCATGCCGACGAACCACAGCCATACTTGCGCGCGCGCCAGGCTCGGACTATAGAGCGGCTTTCCGGTGAGCGCCGGAAGAAGCCGCCACGTCGCGGCCAGCAATGTCAACGCGACCGGGCCGCCGACGGTGATGTGGAAGTGCCCGACTATCCACATCGTATTGTGGATCGTGGTGTCCATCGTGTACGACGCGTTGATGATACCGCCGATGCCGCCGAAGATGAAGAGTATCATCGCTAAGGCTATGCCGGCAAAGGACGGATCGTTCCACGGCAGCGAGCCGACGATTTTGAAGAATCCGAATTTGCCCTTTTTTGCAGCATACTCTTCGAATGTGGCAAAGAGCGCGAACGCCGTCATGAGGGACGGCACGACGACCATGAGCGTAAAGGCCGTCTGCAGCAATTTCCAATGCGCTGCGATGCCCGGATCGGAAAATTCGTGATGAATGCCGACGGGTAGCGAGAGAATCATGAGCAGGATGAAGGCCAAACGCGTGAGCGAATCGGAGAAAATCGGGACCTTTAAAATTGCCGGAACGACGCCGTACCAAATGAGGTATGCGCCCAAGAGCCAGAAGTAGACCAACGGATGCCCGAAGTACCAAAACAGCATGCGGCTCAGAAGCACGTCGACGCCGGGCACCCATCCGAACGACCATGGAATCAGCTGAAAGATCACCTCGATGGCGACGCCGATCGTGGCGAGAAACCACATGATGAAATTCGCGAGCACCATGAACGCGGGGAGCGGCGTCCGCTTGCCGGGATTATCGCTTCGCCATTTTAGGGTAACCAGGACGAACTCGAGCAACGCGATCCACGTACCGATGATGAGCAGCGCCGCGCCCACATAGAACCACGGGCTGGCCTTTAACGGCGCATAAAATGTGTAGAGTACCGATGCGTTACCGGCAAGGATTTCGAATGCCGCCATCACGGTGCCGACGAGCATCACCCACCACGCAAGCCAACCCAAACCGATGCCCCGCTTGGGGTACGCTTCGGTTTGATAGATCGCCAGCGTAGAGAGGCCGGTGATAAAAAATGTCGTGAAGACGAGCGCCAGCAGCACCCCGTGCGCGGTGAGCATACGGTAGTAGTCGAGCCACGGCGGCATCTGAATCGCATTCGCATGCGAAAGCGTCTGCAACACTCCGAAGAACGTTCCGACGAAAAGTGCGGCGAAGGCCACCGCGAGATGTGCGAAAATTAGGCGGCGCTGCGCGGGCGTCGTTGCGGTATTAACTTGATCGAGAACCATCGTATGTTTCCTCATTTCACCAAAATATGGGCAAACATCGATGCATGCCCCTCGCCGCAATACTGATCGCAGACGATCAAGTAATCGCCGGGCTTGCTAAAGACGTGCGTTCCACTACTCACCCAACCGGGCATCACTTCGAGATTGACGTCGGTGTGCTCGATGAGAAAGCCGTGCACGACGTCGGTGGACGTGACGTAAAACGTCACTTTGGCGCCGCGCGGCACGGTGAGCGACGCCGGCTGCCAGCTGAATACTTGGCCGACGTAGTAGGCTTCGTAGGAGCCGTCCGCACGACGAACCAAGCCGGGGTGATCGAACGGCGGGGTTGAGGAAACTTTGGTCGGATCGATCGTCTGGATGTGGCTTGGCGGAGTGAAACCTTCGCCGATCTGCAGCGTCACTAAAATCGCAAAAAACGCGACCAGCGTGGCGATGCCTAAACCGAGGAAGATCTTCTCAAGGCGATGGACGTGCATGCGCTACCACCGCGCCCGGGTAAGCTCGAGCATGGCCACCCACGAAATGATGATGAGCGCGAGCAGACCCAATACGAAGCCGAACGTCGTACGATATTTTGGTGCGTTCATAGGCGTAGTGTAAGGAGATTCTGCGACAAGTTTATGAAGGAAGAGGGGGCCCGCCTTCTCAGGTTCTTCTTGAGTCCTCCGTTGAATTGGACGTACCAGATAGGGAGTTGATATGGACAATATCTTACAGTTGCCGCGCCTCAACGAACCGGCGCCGGCTTTCGAAGCCAATACCACCCATGGGATGCGCAAGCTCGCCGACTATAAGGGAAAATGGCTGATCCTGTTCTCACATCCGGCTGATTTCACGCCGGTTTGCACCACCGAGTTCCTCGGCTTCGCCAAAGCCTATCCCGAGTTCCAGAAACTCAATTGCGAACTGCTCGGGCTTTCGATCGACAGCGTGTACTCCCATATCGCCTGGACTCGCAGCATCAAGCAGAACTTCGGCGTCGATATCCCGTTCCCGATCATCGACGACCTGTCGATGAAGGTAGCGAACGCCTACGGCATGATCCAGCCCGGCGCGAGCAACACGTCGGCCGTCCGAGCGACATTTTTCATCGACGGCAAAAGTATCTTGCGAGCGATGGTGTATTATCCGATGAGCAACGGACGCTCCATTGCCGAGTTCGTTCGCCTGGTCACCGCGATGCAGTTGTCTGATGCGAACGGTATCGCGACGCCCCAAGCCTGGCAGCCGGGCGAGAAGGTAATCGTTCCGGCACCGCTGACGGCGCAGGCTGCAGAAGCGCGCGCCGGCGAAGGATATGAGTACACCGATTGGTATTTTTCAAAAAAGCAGCTCTAAGCTCTAAACGAATGGCGATTGCGACGCCGGTCGAAAGGCGGGCAAGGTAATGCGCGCGGGCGCGCTTCATCCCGAGAGCCACCTCGTCTCTCGCATAGGTTGGCTGCGGGCGGCCGTGCTAGGCGCCAACGACGGCATCGTGTCCACAGCGAGCCTGATCGTCGGCGTGGCCGCTGCCTCCGGCACGCGCTCGAGCATTCTGGTCGCCGGCATCGCCGGGCTAGTCGCCGGTGCCATGTCGATGGCTGCCGGCGAGTATGTCTCCGTCAGTTCGCAATCCGATACGGAACAAGCCGATCTCGCACGCGAGAGCGCGGAGCAAGTCAGTCAACCCCAATTCGAGCACGACGAACTCGCTCAGATCTACGTGAAGCGCGGCCTGGAGCCGGGCCTCGCCAGTCAAGTAGCCGATCAACTGATGGCCAAGGATGCGCTCGGAACGCACGCCCGAGACGAGCTTGGCATCTCGGAGATAACGACCGCGCGCCCGATCCAGGCGGCGCTGACGTCCGCCGCGACGTTTTCCATCGGCGCGGCGCTTCCGCTCATCGCCGCCGCTATCGCTCCATCCGCTTGGCTCATATCGGCGGTTACCGTAGCGTCTCTATGCTTCTTGGCGCTGCTTGGCGCCGTCGGCGCAAAGACCGGAGGAGCAAATATCTGGAGAGCCACGGCTCGGGTGACGTTCTGGGGCGCGTTCGCGATGGGCATAACCGCGGCAATCGGCGCTCTTATCGGAAGAGCGGTTTAGCGCTATTTCGGCGTCGTGATTTCCGTGTGGTGAATCTGGCCGCCAAGGGAGGCGGTGTAGCTGACCACGCCCACCGAGATCGCACCCACTACAAAGAGACTGATGAGGAGTCCTCGACGAAATGCGGCTCCGCCGCGCTCGGCAAACATAGCGACGATACTTACCACTGCGGTGAGACCGATTAGCGCGAGGGCCACAGTCGCAATATCCTGATGACGCTCGATCGCCGCTTCGCTAATTCCGGCCATGTTCTCAACCAACGACTCGGCGGCGTCGCCACTAAGGTAAGCTAGGCCAGCTGCAAGAGCCGAGAGAATGAAAAGCACGTACGATACGATTCGTATTTCGTGCGAGTTTCGCAGCATACCCCATGCGAGCAGCAGAAGACCGGCAATCAGGCCGAATAGCGGAGCGTGATTTGAAATGAGGTGGAGGTGCGCTGCATTCATAAAACACCACAATCCTTTGGGAAAGGCGCCGCAGTAAAGGCGAGCGATGCAACTTTCGCTCGCCTCACGAGCCGAAGCTATTGATTATTTCTTGCGCTTTAGCAGGGCCGCTTTAAACGCGTCTCGGTGGGTACCTTCGTCCTTGGCGACCGACGTAAGCCAATTTGCTACGGCGGTGTTCCCCTCGCTGCGAGCCTGCTTTGCCATCGCAGGATACATGATCGTATTTTCGTAGTTTTCGCCGGCGATCGCGTCATTGAGGTTTGCTACGTCGCTGCCGACGAGGTGCGCAAAGCCAGCCGATCCTACAAAGTGGGAATATCGTTCTATCGTGGCGGCCCGCTCAAAAATTCCCGCGAGTTCGGGATCTCCGTTTTTCCGAGCCGCGTCCGCGTACGCAAGGTATTTGATATAGGCGAACGCCTCGCCGTGCATCGCGTCCATGAGGTTTTTCTGAGTTGCAACCGAGTTCGTCGATGCCGCGCCCGCTGAAAATGCGACAAATCCTGTC
This genomic window from Candidatus Dormiibacterota bacterium contains:
- a CDS encoding cbb3-type cytochrome c oxidase subunit I; this translates as MVLDQVNTATTPAQRRLIFAHLAVAFAALFVGTFFGVLQTLSHANAIQMPPWLDYYRMLTAHGVLLALVFTTFFITGLSTLAIYQTEAYPKRGIGLGWLAWWVMLVGTVMAAFEILAGNASVLYTFYAPLKASPWFYVGAALLIIGTWIALLEFVLVTLKWRSDNPGKRTPLPAFMVLANFIMWFLATIGVAIEVIFQLIPWSFGWVPGVDVLLSRMLFWYFGHPLVYFWLLGAYLIWYGVVPAILKVPIFSDSLTRLAFILLMILSLPVGIHHEFSDPGIAAHWKLLQTAFTLMVVVPSLMTAFALFATFEEYAAKKGKFGFFKIVGSLPWNDPSFAGIALAMILFIFGGIGGIINASYTMDTTIHNTMWIVGHFHITVGGPVALTLLAATWRLLPALTGKPLYSPSLARAQVWLWFVGMAVMSFAMHAQGVLGAPRRVEHFVYGGAAVAQSWETYSLLAAGGGIVIFLSVIAFAIVLFGTLLSRPEERDEPSELEFTFALSRPD
- a CDS encoding cytochrome C oxidase subunit II → MHVHRLEKIFLGLGIATLVAFFAILVTLQIGEGFTPPSHIQTIDPTKVSSTPPFDHPGLVRRADGSYEAYYVGQVFSWQPASLTVPRGAKVTFYVTSTDVVHGFLIEHTDVNLEVMPGWVSSGTHVFSKPGDYLIVCDQYCGEGHASMFAHILVK
- a CDS encoding peroxiredoxin, translating into MDNILQLPRLNEPAPAFEANTTHGMRKLADYKGKWLILFSHPADFTPVCTTEFLGFAKAYPEFQKLNCELLGLSIDSVYSHIAWTRSIKQNFGVDIPFPIIDDLSMKVANAYGMIQPGASNTSAVRATFFIDGKSILRAMVYYPMSNGRSIAEFVRLVTAMQLSDANGIATPQAWQPGEKVIVPAPLTAQAAEARAGEGYEYTDWYFSKKQL
- a CDS encoding VIT family protein, whose product is MRAGALHPESHLVSRIGWLRAAVLGANDGIVSTASLIVGVAAASGTRSSILVAGIAGLVAGAMSMAAGEYVSVSSQSDTEQADLARESAEQVSQPQFEHDELAQIYVKRGLEPGLASQVADQLMAKDALGTHARDELGISEITTARPIQAALTSAATFSIGAALPLIAAAIAPSAWLISAVTVASLCFLALLGAVGAKTGGANIWRATARVTFWGAFAMGITAAIGALIGRAV
- a CDS encoding rubrerythrin family protein; its protein translation is MIVLTALLATGFVAFSAGAASTNSVATQKNLMDAMHGEAFAYIKYLAYADAARKNGDPELAGIFERAATIERYSHFVGSAGFAHLVGSDVANLNDAIAGENYENTIMYPAMAKQARSEGNTAVANWLTSVAKDEGTHRDAFKAALLKRKK